In the Synechococcus sp. UW179A genome, one interval contains:
- a CDS encoding MgPME-cyclase complex family protein, producing MTTYYFVAASDRFLTEEEPLEEVLKERRRHYKENGKEVDFWLVRQPAFLNTEKMKSLRAQLPQPAAAVVSTDSNFITFMKLRLEFVLDGCFEAPSAEIPDAIATAD from the coding sequence ATGACCACCTATTACTTCGTTGCAGCCAGCGATCGCTTCCTCACAGAGGAGGAGCCCCTGGAGGAAGTTCTCAAGGAAAGACGGCGTCATTACAAAGAAAACGGCAAGGAGGTCGACTTCTGGCTTGTTCGCCAACCTGCCTTTCTCAACACAGAGAAGATGAAGTCGCTTCGTGCTCAGCTTCCCCAGCCTGCTGCGGCAGTGGTTTCCACGGACTCGAATTTCATTACGTTCATGAAATTGAGGCTGGAGTTTGTTCTTGATGGATGTTTTGAGGCGCCCAGTGCTGAGATTCCAGATGCCATAGCAACGGCTGATTGA
- a CDS encoding pyridoxine 5'-phosphate synthase: protein MASLGVNIDHIANVRQARRTVEPDPVPMALLAELGGADGITVHLREDRRHIQDRDVDLLRQTVRSRLNLEMAATNEMIEVALRVSPDMVTLVPERREEVTTEGGLDVAGQLPQLKKMVQRLHDEGIPVSLFVDPDQSQLRASYETGARWVELHTGTYAEAAWSEQPHELARLTEATAFSRSLGLRVNAGHGLTYQNVEPVAAIEGMEELNIGHTIVARALAVGLKAAVSEMRSLVQNPRREPLFASKS from the coding sequence GTGGCCAGCCTTGGGGTGAATATCGACCACATTGCCAATGTGCGGCAGGCCAGGCGCACGGTGGAACCCGATCCTGTGCCAATGGCTCTCCTAGCAGAACTGGGAGGAGCTGACGGCATCACTGTTCATTTGCGTGAAGATCGTCGTCATATCCAGGACCGTGATGTGGATCTGCTCAGGCAGACGGTCCGCAGCAGGTTGAATCTAGAAATGGCGGCTACAAACGAGATGATTGAAGTTGCTTTGCGCGTCAGTCCAGACATGGTCACGCTTGTGCCAGAACGGCGTGAAGAAGTCACCACCGAGGGTGGGCTTGATGTGGCTGGTCAGCTTCCGCAACTGAAAAAAATGGTGCAGCGGCTTCACGATGAAGGTATTCCCGTAAGCCTTTTCGTGGATCCGGATCAATCGCAGCTAAGGGCCAGTTACGAAACAGGAGCACGCTGGGTCGAACTCCACACAGGAACCTACGCAGAGGCTGCTTGGTCTGAACAGCCCCATGAGCTGGCACGCCTAACGGAAGCCACGGCTTTTTCCCGTTCTCTAGGTCTTCGCGTCAATGCCGGCCACGGACTCACCTATCAAAACGTGGAGCCAGTTGCTGCCATCGAGGGAATGGAGGAGCTGAACATCGGCCACACGATCGTGGCTCGTGCACTGGCAGTGGGTTTGAAAGCTGCTGTGAGTGAGATGCGCTCCCTGGTTCAGAATCCACGCCGTGAGCCCTTGTTCGCCAGCAAAAGTTGA
- a CDS encoding 1-acyl-sn-glycerol-3-phosphate acyltransferase, with protein MSSSLTTRSSALDTGIDPFWAPLAMFLTQDMALHYLRARTVLGSENLPKEGPVLLAPTHRARWDALMIPMAAGRRITGRDCRFMVTRTEMSGLQGWFLHRLGCFAVDQDKPSLTTLRFALDLLESGQQLVVFPEGRIKRTDAPIVLEQGPVRLAQLAHRRGINVQVVPVGLAYNPAIPGPRSRSAICFGKSLVVNGKGKEEALRFNHLLAERMHTAEQAAREAIGRPLNCT; from the coding sequence GTGTCCAGCAGCCTGACGACGCGTTCATCTGCCCTTGACACGGGGATCGATCCCTTCTGGGCGCCTCTTGCCATGTTCCTAACCCAGGACATGGCCCTTCATTACCTTCGAGCGAGGACAGTTCTCGGTTCCGAAAACCTTCCAAAGGAAGGTCCAGTTCTTTTGGCTCCAACACACAGAGCCCGCTGGGATGCTCTGATGATCCCCATGGCAGCTGGTCGGCGAATTACTGGACGTGACTGCCGTTTCATGGTCACGAGAACAGAAATGTCCGGATTGCAGGGTTGGTTTCTGCATCGTCTGGGCTGTTTCGCCGTCGACCAAGACAAGCCTTCGCTGACAACCCTGCGATTCGCTCTCGACCTGCTTGAGAGTGGTCAGCAGCTGGTTGTCTTTCCTGAGGGACGTATCAAAAGAACAGATGCTCCCATTGTCTTGGAACAGGGCCCAGTGCGACTTGCACAACTGGCTCATCGGCGTGGGATCAATGTGCAAGTTGTTCCTGTTGGTCTTGCCTACAACCCTGCTATTCCTGGTCCACGCAGCCGCTCAGCAATCTGTTTCGGCAAATCTTTGGTTGTTAACGGCAAGGGAAAGGAGGAAGCCCTTCGCTTCAATCATCTGCTGGCCGAGCGGATGCATACGGCTGAACAAGCGGCCCGAGAGGCTATCGGAAGACCGCTGAATTGCACTTAA
- a CDS encoding BolA family protein, translating into MVQPDAVSSAIRRAIPDAQVSVEDLTGGGDHLQVSVVSTAFDGLNRIRQHQLVYRALREELASEAIHALALNTSTPS; encoded by the coding sequence ATGGTTCAGCCTGACGCCGTCTCTTCTGCAATCCGTCGCGCTATCCCAGATGCCCAGGTGAGCGTTGAGGATCTCACTGGTGGTGGTGACCATCTCCAGGTCAGTGTGGTCTCAACTGCCTTCGACGGTCTCAACCGCATCCGTCAACATCAGCTTGTTTATCGAGCCTTGCGTGAGGAGCTGGCTTCAGAGGCTATTCATGCCCTTGCTCTGAACACCTCCACACCCAGCTGA
- the grxD gene encoding Grx4 family monothiol glutaredoxin yields the protein MDPQTQSRIESLIQSSPIFVFMKGTKLMPQCGFSNNVVQILNALGVSFESFDVLSDPEVRQGIKEFSDWPTIPQVYVKGEFMGGSDILIEMYNEGTLKEKLEIALAS from the coding sequence ATGGACCCCCAGACCCAATCCCGCATCGAGAGCCTGATCCAGTCGAGCCCGATCTTCGTGTTCATGAAGGGCACCAAGTTGATGCCCCAGTGCGGCTTTTCTAACAATGTTGTGCAGATCCTCAATGCTCTTGGCGTGAGCTTTGAGAGTTTTGACGTTCTCTCTGATCCTGAAGTTCGTCAAGGGATCAAAGAGTTTTCTGATTGGCCCACAATCCCTCAGGTGTATGTGAAAGGTGAATTTATGGGTGGTTCAGACATTCTCATCGAGATGTACAACGAAGGCACACTGAAGGAGAAGTTGGAAATCGCTCTGGCTAGCTGA
- a CDS encoding alpha/beta fold hydrolase codes for MGINRHSLEAVRTVAVKGGQIELRCYRPHCDEAADRIPLLLTHGGPGGSSVGLYDALHPLADQRPTLFYDQLGSFTSPAELQLEQMTLKRFATEPLCILDQLRIPHAHLFGHSWGGAVMTQFCLDHPDRVKALLLSSPLLSTQRWLTDCNQLIKKMQLELGESVNLEEEFERRHFCRSTKDADQAALRCERRRGNYKLYKQIWGPSEFQHQGMLSELDLFPSFQDLSHPTLLICGEYDTATPQTMKDAKSAIGDCAQLKVLKDAGHKTYIDRNQALVEVVNDFLAQQD; via the coding sequence ATGGGCATCAATCGCCATTCGCTTGAGGCGGTCAGAACGGTCGCAGTCAAGGGAGGGCAGATTGAGCTCCGCTGCTATCGACCTCACTGTGACGAAGCTGCTGATCGGATTCCACTGCTGCTCACCCACGGCGGTCCGGGTGGTTCAAGTGTTGGTCTCTATGACGCTTTGCACCCTCTTGCGGACCAAAGACCGACGCTCTTTTACGACCAACTGGGATCGTTTACGTCACCTGCTGAACTGCAGCTTGAGCAGATGACCCTGAAGCGCTTCGCAACGGAGCCCCTGTGCATTCTCGATCAGCTCAGAATTCCCCATGCCCATCTCTTTGGACACTCATGGGGTGGTGCCGTCATGACGCAGTTCTGCCTTGATCACCCAGATCGGGTGAAAGCTCTTTTGCTCTCGTCTCCTCTGCTGTCCACGCAACGGTGGCTTACCGATTGCAATCAACTGATCAAAAAAATGCAACTGGAGCTAGGAGAATCGGTGAATCTAGAGGAGGAATTTGAACGCAGACACTTCTGTCGTTCAACAAAGGATGCAGATCAAGCTGCATTGCGTTGTGAACGTCGACGAGGAAACTACAAACTCTATAAACAGATTTGGGGACCAAGTGAGTTCCAGCATCAAGGAATGCTCAGCGAGCTTGACTTGTTTCCAAGCTTTCAGGATCTATCTCATCCAACGCTGCTTATCTGTGGCGAATACGACACTGCAACTCCTCAGACCATGAAGGATGCAAAATCAGCAATTGGTGATTGTGCGCAACTAAAAGTACTTAAGGATGCAGGACATAAAACTTATATTGATCGCAACCAAGCGTTAGTTGAAGTGGTGAACGATTTTCTTGCTCAGCAGGATTGA
- a CDS encoding DUF6761 family protein has product MTSLQHPEAIRHFQALCDACQELTTRYHGPSELRLYADGYLHALRRTGDLDPRELSKLETLIERWILDPSSFIGPDGDVSALYRHPNQY; this is encoded by the coding sequence ATGACATCTCTTCAGCACCCGGAGGCCATTCGCCACTTCCAGGCGCTCTGTGATGCATGCCAGGAACTAACAACTCGTTATCACGGCCCATCAGAGCTTCGTCTTTATGCAGACGGCTACTTGCATGCTCTGCGCCGAACTGGTGATCTCGATCCAAGGGAATTATCCAAACTTGAAACACTGATTGAACGCTGGATCCTGGATCCATCCAGTTTCATCGGTCCTGATGGAGATGTGAGCGCTCTGTACAGACATCCAAATCAGTATTGA
- a CDS encoding response regulator transcription factor, which produces MTSSSRDLLAHGTGQAPVQQLTVPAIPSREPARVLVVEPHPTLRTVLVQRLRQDGHLTAAVSSSQEAIELCQEQSPDLLVSAELLEQSSALRLGQQLRCPVIVLTARSGAEPVVGLLDDGADDVLRKPFGLEEMAARCRTLLKRGRSGLQERVAVGPLEVHLLLRQVTLREQPVELSPREFALLCALLMPPGMVRSRQELLRMAWPPFSGGPRSVDTQVLTLRRKLEQAGLGEGGGITTVRQQGYRFSLDNLPE; this is translated from the coding sequence GTGACCTCCTCCTCCCGCGATCTCCTCGCCCATGGAACCGGTCAGGCTCCTGTGCAGCAACTGACTGTTCCCGCGATTCCTTCCCGAGAACCCGCCCGGGTTCTGGTTGTTGAGCCCCATCCAACATTGCGCACGGTTCTTGTTCAGCGTCTGCGTCAGGACGGCCACCTCACTGCTGCGGTGTCTTCATCGCAGGAAGCCATTGAGCTCTGCCAGGAGCAGTCTCCGGATCTACTGGTCAGTGCTGAACTGCTGGAACAGAGTTCTGCCCTGAGACTTGGCCAGCAATTGCGCTGTCCAGTGATTGTGTTGACAGCCCGTAGCGGAGCTGAACCTGTTGTGGGGCTACTTGATGACGGCGCGGATGATGTGCTGCGCAAACCCTTTGGTCTTGAAGAAATGGCCGCTCGCTGTCGCACTCTGCTCAAGCGAGGTCGCAGCGGTCTGCAGGAACGCGTTGCCGTTGGCCCCCTTGAGGTTCATCTGCTTCTCCGGCAAGTCACCCTGCGCGAGCAACCAGTTGAACTGAGCCCCCGTGAATTCGCACTGCTGTGTGCACTGCTGATGCCACCTGGAATGGTGCGCAGCCGTCAAGAGCTCCTGAGAATGGCCTGGCCTCCATTCAGCGGTGGACCACGCTCAGTGGACACACAAGTCTTGACACTCCGCCGCAAACTTGAGCAAGCAGGTCTTGGCGAGGGTGGTGGCATTACCACCGTTCGTCAACAGGGGTATCGATTCAGCCTGGATAACCTTCCGGAATAA
- the crtH gene encoding carotenoid isomerase, whose protein sequence is MAVSSNPNWDVIVIGSGIGGLVTASQLAAKGAKTVVLEQYLIPGGSGGSFQRKGYTFDVGASMIFGFGEHGHTNLLTRALADVGQRCETVPDPVQLEYHLPDGLIMAVDRDYEGFIARMSARFPDEEKGIKAFYDTCWQVFRCLDAMPLLSLEDPAYLAKVFFRAPLACLGLARWLPFNVGDVARKHIRDQELLRLIDMECFCWSVMPADRTPMINAGMVFSDRHAGGINYPKGGVGRIAEKLVAGLEAHGGTIRYRTRVRKVLIEQGRAVGVVLSDGEELRGSRIVSNATRWDTFAGDGSPENTLVTKDHTPASESTWRRRYQPSSSFLSVHLGVRADVVPEGFHCHHLLLEDWNELEAEQGVIFVSIPTLLDPSLAPEDRHIVHCFTMSDIQHWNGLKPKEYRAKKQLDASRLIQRLESILPGLSQAIQLQEVGSPRTHRRFLGRMGGSYGPIPAGRLPGLLPMPFNRTGLKGLYCVGDSCFPGQGLNAVAFSGYACSHRIGADLGLNPWALPA, encoded by the coding sequence GTGGCCGTGAGCTCAAACCCAAATTGGGATGTGATCGTGATCGGCTCAGGCATTGGAGGGCTGGTGACTGCATCTCAGTTGGCTGCCAAAGGAGCCAAAACTGTTGTGCTTGAGCAGTATCTGATTCCAGGGGGGTCTGGTGGCAGCTTCCAACGCAAGGGGTACACCTTTGACGTTGGGGCTTCGATGATCTTCGGATTCGGCGAGCACGGGCACACCAACCTGCTAACGAGGGCTCTTGCTGACGTGGGGCAGCGCTGCGAAACAGTGCCAGATCCTGTGCAACTGGAATACCACCTCCCCGATGGTCTGATCATGGCCGTTGATCGTGACTATGAAGGATTTATCGCCAGGATGAGCGCCAGATTTCCCGATGAGGAGAAGGGGATCAAAGCCTTTTATGACACCTGTTGGCAGGTCTTTCGCTGTCTCGATGCCATGCCGCTTCTTTCCCTTGAGGATCCGGCTTACCTAGCCAAAGTCTTTTTCAGGGCACCCCTTGCTTGCCTGGGACTGGCTCGCTGGCTGCCTTTCAATGTGGGGGATGTGGCTCGCAAACACATCCGGGATCAGGAATTGCTCCGTTTGATTGATATGGAGTGTTTCTGCTGGTCGGTGATGCCAGCCGATCGGACCCCAATGATCAACGCTGGCATGGTCTTTTCCGACCGCCATGCCGGTGGCATCAATTACCCCAAGGGTGGCGTCGGCAGGATCGCCGAGAAGCTGGTGGCAGGTCTTGAAGCTCATGGCGGCACCATCCGCTACCGGACCCGCGTCAGGAAGGTGCTGATTGAACAGGGTCGTGCCGTCGGAGTGGTCCTCTCCGATGGTGAAGAACTCAGAGGCAGTCGCATCGTGAGCAATGCCACCCGCTGGGATACTTTCGCTGGAGACGGTTCACCAGAAAACACTCTGGTCACGAAGGATCACACTCCTGCCTCCGAATCCACCTGGCGTCGCCGTTATCAACCTTCCAGTTCTTTTCTGTCAGTCCACCTCGGGGTAAGGGCAGATGTTGTGCCAGAGGGGTTCCACTGCCATCACTTGTTGCTGGAGGACTGGAATGAACTTGAGGCCGAACAGGGAGTGATCTTTGTCTCCATTCCAACCCTGCTGGATCCATCACTGGCACCCGAGGATCGGCATATCGTTCATTGCTTCACCATGAGTGATATTCAGCACTGGAACGGTCTGAAGCCCAAGGAATACAGAGCCAAAAAGCAGCTTGATGCGTCTCGACTAATCCAGCGGCTCGAGTCAATTCTTCCTGGTTTATCCCAGGCCATCCAACTTCAGGAGGTTGGAAGTCCTCGTACCCATCGTCGTTTCCTAGGGCGCATGGGGGGGTCCTATGGGCCAATTCCGGCAGGTCGACTGCCTGGACTGCTGCCGATGCCGTTCAATCGAACGGGTTTAAAAGGTCTCTATTGCGTTGGAGACTCATGCTTCCCGGGGCAGGGATTGAACGCCGTTGCCTTCAGTGGCTATGCCTGCAGCCATCGCATCGGTGCGGATCTTGGTCTGAATCCTTGGGCTCTTCCTGCCTGA
- a CDS encoding cation transporter, whose translation MSPVLPEDRLIERRSLKIGVFASAMMAVAGVCVHLISGSYALLLDGFYSAVMVGSGLVAARISRNVVRPPDRAYPFGYDGQEALYVLFRSLLLMGVLSFAAISALSTVIDYAYGVPVSTVRLGPVAWYSIAMVATCWGLAWRHHHDWCRTGCHSQILLTEAKAARLDGLISGLTGLALLSAPFLNGTMLSGLIPITDSILVLVVSLLVLREPLQGFLIALGQAAGASADNDLIRSTRLALEDLLAGLSCWLLDLTVYQVGRTAFVVVYLNPSQPMDGGAIDLIRDRIQQRCQSLLNCPVRTEVILTATPPFAAASVS comes from the coding sequence ATGTCGCCTGTCCTGCCTGAAGACCGGCTGATTGAGCGCCGATCATTGAAAATCGGCGTTTTTGCCAGCGCCATGATGGCGGTGGCAGGTGTCTGTGTTCACTTGATTTCAGGCTCCTACGCTTTGTTGCTGGACGGCTTCTATTCAGCGGTCATGGTGGGTTCTGGCCTTGTTGCCGCAAGGATCAGTCGCAACGTGGTTCGACCGCCAGATCGGGCTTATCCCTTTGGCTACGACGGACAGGAAGCGTTGTACGTGCTGTTCCGCTCTCTGCTGCTAATGGGGGTGCTTTCTTTCGCTGCGATTTCAGCTCTCAGCACCGTGATTGATTACGCCTACGGAGTTCCCGTGAGCACTGTTCGGTTAGGGCCCGTCGCTTGGTATTCGATTGCCATGGTGGCCACATGCTGGGGGCTTGCCTGGCGCCATCATCACGACTGGTGCCGCACAGGCTGTCACTCTCAGATCCTGCTCACCGAAGCCAAGGCAGCACGACTTGATGGTCTGATTAGTGGTCTGACTGGCTTGGCTTTGCTTAGTGCACCGTTCCTCAACGGCACGATGCTGTCTGGCCTGATTCCTATCACCGATTCGATATTGGTGTTGGTGGTGAGTCTTTTGGTGTTACGTGAGCCCTTACAGGGTTTCCTCATCGCTTTGGGGCAGGCGGCGGGTGCCTCTGCTGACAACGATCTGATCCGCAGCACTCGTCTTGCCTTAGAGGACCTGCTTGCAGGTCTGTCTTGCTGGCTTCTTGATCTCACTGTTTATCAGGTCGGTCGGACAGCCTTTGTGGTCGTTTATTTGAATCCGAGTCAACCGATGGATGGAGGTGCCATAGATCTGATTCGTGATCGTATCCAGCAGCGATGTCAGTCCTTGCTGAATTGTCCTGTTCGTACGGAAGTGATTTTGACTGCAACTCCACCCTTCGCTGCAGCCAGCGTTTCCTAG
- the trmFO gene encoding FADH(2)-oxidizing methylenetetrahydrofolate--tRNA-(uracil(54)-C(5))-methyltransferase TrmFO, with translation MNFGPVVVIGAGLAGTEAAWQVAQAEVPVHLVEMRPLKRSPAHHSSEFAELVCSNSFGALSSDRAAGLLQEELRRLGSLVIRTADAHAVPAGGALAVDRGRYSAALTEILEQHPLVTIERREQMFLPDSDQITVLATGPLTSEALANDLRDFTGRDDCHFFDAASPIVDGETIDMEKAFRASRYDKGDADYINCPMDQPRYQAFRAALLNAEQAELKDFEKNCATFFEGCLPIEELARRGEDTMRYGPLKPIGLWDPRWGDVNDRDVRRARRAHAVVQLRQEDRDGRLWNLVGFQTNLKWGEQKRVLRMIPGLEQAEFVRFGVMHRNTFLEAPELLQPTLQFRERERLLAAGQITGTEGYAAAVAGGWLAGTNAARLALGQATLDLPPTTMIGALTHFISEAPSGKFQPMPPNFGLLPELPERIRDKRRRYGAYRDRALNDLLLAAQKQESVDVACPA, from the coding sequence TTGAATTTCGGACCCGTCGTTGTGATTGGAGCCGGTTTGGCCGGTACTGAGGCTGCTTGGCAGGTTGCTCAAGCTGAAGTACCGGTCCATTTGGTTGAAATGCGACCGCTCAAGCGGTCTCCTGCTCACCACAGCAGTGAATTTGCTGAGCTTGTCTGCAGCAACAGCTTCGGTGCTCTCAGCAGTGATCGGGCTGCGGGTTTGCTGCAAGAAGAACTGCGACGACTGGGGTCATTGGTGATCCGAACAGCAGATGCCCATGCAGTGCCGGCAGGCGGCGCACTGGCTGTTGACCGCGGACGTTACAGCGCCGCTCTAACGGAGATTCTTGAACAACATCCTCTGGTCACGATCGAACGTCGTGAACAGATGTTCCTGCCTGACTCAGACCAAATCACAGTCTTGGCCACGGGGCCGCTAACCAGCGAGGCACTGGCCAATGACCTTCGCGACTTCACAGGTCGTGATGACTGTCACTTCTTTGATGCTGCAAGTCCGATCGTCGATGGTGAAACCATTGATATGGAGAAGGCTTTCCGAGCAAGCCGTTACGACAAGGGTGACGCGGATTACATCAACTGCCCGATGGATCAGCCTCGGTATCAAGCCTTTCGGGCAGCGCTTCTGAACGCCGAACAGGCTGAGCTCAAGGACTTCGAGAAAAACTGCGCCACTTTTTTTGAAGGGTGCTTACCGATCGAGGAACTTGCACGCCGTGGTGAGGACACCATGCGCTATGGACCGCTGAAGCCCATTGGACTCTGGGATCCACGTTGGGGAGATGTCAACGATCGTGATGTGCGACGTGCCAGACGTGCCCATGCCGTGGTCCAGCTGCGTCAGGAGGACAGAGACGGCCGCCTCTGGAATCTGGTTGGATTCCAGACGAATCTCAAATGGGGAGAACAGAAACGGGTCCTTCGCATGATTCCAGGTCTTGAACAAGCTGAATTCGTGCGCTTCGGTGTGATGCATCGCAACACTTTTCTCGAGGCTCCTGAGCTCTTACAACCCACGCTTCAGTTTCGAGAGCGCGAACGTCTTCTTGCCGCAGGGCAAATCACAGGCACTGAGGGGTATGCCGCCGCAGTCGCTGGCGGCTGGCTTGCGGGCACTAATGCAGCACGGCTGGCCTTAGGACAAGCCACGCTCGACCTACCTCCAACAACCATGATTGGAGCACTCACCCATTTCATCAGTGAGGCCCCATCAGGCAAATTTCAGCCGATGCCCCCCAACTTTGGTTTGTTGCCTGAACTGCCTGAAAGGATCAGAGACAAGCGCCGTCGCTATGGCGCTTACAGGGACAGAGCCCTCAATGATTTGCTGCTAGCAGCACAGAAGCAGGAGTCTGTTGATGTCGCCTGTCCTGCCTGA
- a CDS encoding photosystem II protein Y, with the protein MDLRVVVVAAPILIALGWAGYNISRAAVGQLQMMLKRGEA; encoded by the coding sequence ATGGACCTTCGCGTCGTCGTCGTGGCAGCACCCATCCTGATTGCCCTTGGCTGGGCTGGGTACAACATCAGTCGTGCCGCTGTTGGTCAACTGCAAATGATGCTCAAGCGTGGAGAAGCCTGA
- a CDS encoding gamma carbonic anhydrase family protein: MIGSPTPEPLNIGSPKIDTQAWVAESAVVMGDVEIAAGASLWPTAVARGDLSAIVIGPGSNVQDGAVLHGDPGSPVLIGSDVTVGHRAVVHGATLEDGCLIGIGAIVLNGVTVGAGALVAAGAVVTRDVPPRSLVAGVPAQVKREQSDSAVVEQKHHAVHYAQLAARWAEMLQNQTD; this comes from the coding sequence ATGATTGGTTCGCCTACTCCAGAGCCGTTGAACATCGGTTCTCCAAAGATTGATACTCAGGCCTGGGTAGCTGAAAGTGCTGTTGTGATGGGAGATGTCGAGATTGCTGCAGGTGCCAGCCTTTGGCCAACTGCTGTTGCAAGGGGTGATTTGTCGGCCATCGTGATCGGTCCAGGCAGCAACGTGCAGGACGGAGCCGTTCTGCACGGTGATCCTGGATCGCCAGTGCTGATCGGCTCCGACGTCACAGTCGGCCACCGGGCTGTGGTTCATGGAGCGACCCTTGAAGACGGTTGTCTGATCGGGATTGGAGCGATCGTTCTCAACGGTGTCACAGTGGGTGCAGGAGCTCTTGTTGCCGCAGGTGCTGTTGTGACGCGTGATGTTCCACCGCGCAGCCTGGTGGCTGGAGTACCCGCTCAGGTGAAAAGGGAACAGAGCGATTCAGCAGTGGTTGAACAGAAACACCACGCGGTGCACTACGCGCAACTCGCTGCTAGGTGGGCTGAAATGCTGCAAAACCAAACGGACTGA
- a CDS encoding response regulator, which produces MDDKPRVAFVDDDPRLRSLIAEELFDEGVHPLACSTGQELLDCLAAERIDLILIDLMMPVMDGLSCLRHLNEHTENIPILVVTAFNDEVKRQESMENGATDYIVKPDLFERLPELLDRHLKHPRQTNEID; this is translated from the coding sequence ATGGATGACAAACCACGGGTCGCCTTTGTCGATGACGATCCTCGTCTTCGCAGCCTGATTGCGGAAGAGCTTTTTGATGAGGGTGTTCACCCTCTCGCTTGCAGCACCGGTCAGGAACTACTCGATTGTTTGGCAGCGGAAAGGATTGACCTGATCCTGATCGATCTGATGATGCCGGTCATGGACGGACTGAGCTGTCTTCGTCATCTGAATGAGCACACCGAGAATATTCCGATCCTTGTCGTCACTGCATTCAACGACGAGGTCAAGCGACAGGAGTCAATGGAGAATGGAGCGACTGATTACATCGTTAAGCCGGATTTGTTTGAGCGCCTTCCGGAGCTCCTGGATCGACACCTTAAACACCCAAGACAAACAAATGAAATCGATTGA
- a CDS encoding Nif11-like leader peptide family RiPP precursor — protein sequence MTEEQLTAFLANAKENGRLQEQLKAAADTKAVAAIAKQSGLNIYIDGLIIVQPRLSDNELEGVAGGRGFSYLPQQCVTDYLCG from the coding sequence ATGACAGAAGAACAACTCACAGCTTTTCTGGCTAACGCCAAAGAAAACGGCAGACTTCAAGAACAGCTCAAAGCAGCGGCCGATACCAAGGCTGTTGCTGCCATTGCTAAACAATCAGGGCTTAATATCTATATTGATGGTCTTATTATAGTTCAACCAAGACTTTCAGATAACGAGCTGGAAGGTGTTGCTGGTGGACGCGGTTTCTCCTATCTACCACAACAATGTGTGACTGACTATTTATGTGGATGA
- a CDS encoding Coq4 family protein, with product MSEKQNYVRSSFSDGAAKLAVSILQTAKEPEKVFQHGRYFIIPGMTTLHKECFERLLNSPKVQDLLANRPSPIWPDLEEMGAMPKGSLGWCLQQRMNKLGISFLPEPELLETESDEAFFTSRSVRSHEIHHTILGLPITVAGEAAASSFYASTGSMPFDIGVLASWMLRGSFQPSERRLIWDGIGFGIAIGQVVPELFSPRWEEGWERSVIDWQNELGITEVLKKSPFQEYLQ from the coding sequence ATGTCGGAAAAACAGAACTACGTGCGGTCATCATTTTCCGATGGTGCTGCAAAATTAGCTGTATCCATACTGCAAACAGCTAAGGAGCCTGAGAAAGTATTCCAACATGGTCGATATTTTATAATCCCAGGAATGACCACACTGCACAAAGAGTGTTTTGAAAGATTGCTAAATTCTCCAAAGGTTCAGGATCTGCTGGCCAATCGGCCTTCACCAATATGGCCAGATCTTGAAGAAATGGGTGCAATGCCCAAAGGGAGTCTTGGATGGTGCCTCCAACAACGTATGAACAAGCTCGGTATTTCTTTTTTACCTGAGCCAGAACTTCTCGAAACAGAGTCTGATGAGGCTTTCTTTACAAGCAGATCAGTAAGATCCCATGAAATTCATCATACGATTCTTGGTCTGCCGATCACGGTCGCAGGTGAGGCTGCTGCCTCGTCATTTTATGCGAGCACTGGGTCGATGCCTTTTGACATTGGAGTTCTGGCTTCATGGATGTTGCGTGGATCTTTCCAACCGAGTGAGCGCAGACTGATCTGGGATGGCATCGGTTTCGGTATTGCAATTGGTCAGGTGGTACCTGAACTTTTCTCACCACGTTGGGAAGAGGGATGGGAAAGGTCGGTCATCGATTGGCAGAACGAACTAGGCATTACCGAGGTGTTGAAGAAATCTCCGTTCCAGGAGTACTTACAATAG